GGTCCCTCGGGAGTCGGTGTTCCGTGATTGGACGCTGCCGCGACGCCCGGCCCCAGCATCGGGGCCGCCGACACCGCGACCACAGCCAGCAGCGTCAGCACTGTCAGCCACAGGCCCGTAATCTTACCCATGGCTCGGGCGAAGCCATTGTGGTAATTAGTTAGCGGGAACGAATCGTCGAGTAAGGTGCTATTATCGGTCCTGACGCCCGCTATCGACCGTTCTTGTCGGATAAGGGTCACGAACGGGCATTATCACTAATGGCCCGATAGGCGCAATCAGTGCGCCCGACCGGGCCGTCGGTATACACATAGTGTGTCGACCGAAGGGCGGGATTCGAGTCCCAGTCGAACTTCTGTCGCGCGGCGAAGGATACTCCCTGCGTGGGATGCTCCGTCGAAGGCAGTTGGTCGCTCCGCCGCCGTGGAATGGACGCCGCTCAGAGACGCTTGCTCACGTACGGCCCGTCCTGCTTATATCCCAGTTTCTCCCGGTAGTACTGCCGGACGCCGATACCGGAGATGACGGCCAGTTTCGGGTAGCCGGCCTCCCGGGCCAGTTGCTCCGCCTGCTCCAGCAGTTTCCGGCCGTAGCCCTTGTGCTGGTGGTCACCGTCGTCGCCCTGCTGCCCGACGCCGACGGCGTTGCCGTAGACGTGGAGTTCGCGCACGATTGCGGCGTCCTGTAGCTCCCGTCGCACCGGGTCGTTGGGGAACCGGAGCCGACAGAACCCGACGAGTACGTCGTTGTCGAAGTCCTCGACGGAGATGAACTGCTCCGTGCCGCCACAGGCGTCGTAGGTCATGACGTCGAGTTCGACGTTCTCGGCGGCCTCGTCGCTGTGACCGGCCTCCCGACAGCGGATACAGTCACACGTCCAGCCGTGCTCTTCCATCCGCTGCCAGGCGAGCTGGCGGAGGTTGGACTTCCAGACGCCGCCCTCGATGAAGTCCGCCGGAATGTCCCGCTGGACGCGCTGGAGGCGGGTGTAGCGGGGAATCATGTCCTTGATTTCGGCGACGAGTTCGGCGGCCTCGTCGTTGTCTAGCGGGTCGAACTCGTCTTTCCGCCACCAGTCGTAGGTGACCGTGCCCTCGACGATGAGTGTCGGGTATATCTTGAGGTAGTCGGGCCGCCAGTCCGTCTCCGAGAAGATGCGCCGGAAGTCCTCCAGACACATCTCCTTGGACATCCCCGGCTGACCCGGCATCATGTGGAAGCCGACCTTGAACCCCGAATCGCGCAGGCGGCGGTTCGCGTCGATGGAGGCCTGCACGCCGTGGCCGCGGTGCATCTCGCGGTTGATGCGCTCGAAGGTCGTCTGGACACCGACCTCGACTTTCGTGCCGCCGAGGTCCAGCATCCGGTCTATCTGTTCGGGGTCACACCAGTCGGGCTTGGTCTCGAAGGTCGTGGCGACGTTGCGGACGTCGGCAGTCTCGTTCTCGGCGATGACGTCCTCCAGGTAGCGGAACTCGTAGTCGTCCTCGGCGAAGCTCACGTCCTCGGCGGGCGTCGGCTCCGCGTCGACATCGAAGTCGTTCATCGCCTCCAGGGCCCGCTTGACGAACCACTCCTGGTAATCGTGGCTCCGGGCCGTCATCGTCCCGCCCATCAGGATGAGCTCGGCCTTGTCGACGGGGTGGCCGATTTCCCGCAGTTGGTTGAGCCGGAGCTTGACCTGGCCGTACGGGTCGTAGTCGTTCTGCTCGCCGCGTGCGGCCGCGGGCTCGTGGCCGGTGTAGGACTGGGCGGAGGAAAATTCCGAGTCGGGGCCGCCGGGACAGTACAGGCACTTCCCGTGGGGACACCGCTCGGGCGAGGTCATGATGGCGATGGGTGAGACCCCCGAGGCGGTCCGGACCGGCTTGCGCTGGAGGACCTCCTCCAGTACCTCGCGGTGCTCCTGTGGCGCGTAGTCGAGCAGTTCGGAGTTTTTCGGCACTTTCGGCGCGGAGTACTCGCGGCAGACGTCGATTTTGGCCGACTCGACCTCGTCGCGCTCGATTTCGCCAGCAAGAATCCGGTCGACCAGCTCCGCACACACCTGCTGGAAGGTCTCTGTCTCCTCTGGGTCCGGCGTCTCCGTGCTCATCGGCGTTGTCCGGAATCGGCGTCTCGGCCGAATAAGCGTGTCGCTCGGGTGTCGGCGGCGAGGCCAGCCGTGAGATTCATTGTGTCGTCACACCAAGTGACGGTATGAGCAGCGAAACGGACGACGCCGACGGCCCCGACCGGCCGACTTTCCGGGGCTGTGTGTTCTGCTACGGCGCGGAGTGGGCGTACTACGGCGCGAAGAAAGCGGTCGGGTCTGTCTCGTCGCCGGACACGTGAGGTCCGTGTCAACTGTTCTGAAACAACTCCGTAGTCGACGTAGCGCCGCCTCCGGCACTGTCCCTCGTTATTTCGAATGATACTGCCGGCCGAGTTTTTTAGTCAGTCCTCGCCTCCAGTGTGTCTATATGCCGGACACGACCAGTGGCTCTACGCGAACTCGCTTCCGGGGATTGACGCCGATGGAACGGTTCCGGGAGTTCGTCTCATACGTTCCCAGCGGCGACACCATTCCGGACGAAACGTGGCGCGGACGACACCGCAACATCCTGATTCTGCTGCTGGCACACGTCCCGTTCCTGCTGGCGCTCGGGCTCTACTCGGGAACCGAGTCGCTCGTAACGGGCGCGACGCTCCCGGAAA
Above is a window of Haloarcula sp. DT43 DNA encoding:
- a CDS encoding tRNA uridine(34) 5-carboxymethylaminomethyl modification radical SAM/GNAT enzyme Elp3; protein product: MSTETPDPEETETFQQVCAELVDRILAGEIERDEVESAKIDVCREYSAPKVPKNSELLDYAPQEHREVLEEVLQRKPVRTASGVSPIAIMTSPERCPHGKCLYCPGGPDSEFSSAQSYTGHEPAAARGEQNDYDPYGQVKLRLNQLREIGHPVDKAELILMGGTMTARSHDYQEWFVKRALEAMNDFDVDAEPTPAEDVSFAEDDYEFRYLEDVIAENETADVRNVATTFETKPDWCDPEQIDRMLDLGGTKVEVGVQTTFERINREMHRGHGVQASIDANRRLRDSGFKVGFHMMPGQPGMSKEMCLEDFRRIFSETDWRPDYLKIYPTLIVEGTVTYDWWRKDEFDPLDNDEAAELVAEIKDMIPRYTRLQRVQRDIPADFIEGGVWKSNLRQLAWQRMEEHGWTCDCIRCREAGHSDEAAENVELDVMTYDACGGTEQFISVEDFDNDVLVGFCRLRFPNDPVRRELQDAAIVRELHVYGNAVGVGQQGDDGDHQHKGYGRKLLEQAEQLAREAGYPKLAVISGIGVRQYYREKLGYKQDGPYVSKRL